A region of Deltaproteobacteria bacterium DNA encodes the following proteins:
- a CDS encoding isoprenyl transferase: protein MKRIDYKKLPQHIAIIMDGNGRWAEKHTLGRISGHKRGAKSVKLTVRACREIGIKYLTLYALSIENMLRPQEEVGALMDLLGKYLRSELQEMLDHDIRLTTIGNIGALKEPVRNMLREAMEKTAYNKGMVLNLALSYGGRDEIVEAVKGVLKDSREGKILSQDVTKELFSKYLYTADIPDPDLLIRTSGEYRLSNFLLWQTAYTEFYFTDVLWPDFRRTHLIEAIADFQQRERRFGLTSDQLQRGGSDIG from the coding sequence ATGAAAAGGATTGATTATAAAAAACTTCCCCAACACATTGCCATCATCATGGATGGTAATGGCAGATGGGCCGAAAAGCATACGCTCGGAAGAATATCGGGTCATAAAAGAGGCGCCAAATCTGTTAAGCTTACCGTTAGAGCCTGTCGAGAAATTGGTATAAAATACCTTACCCTGTACGCACTTTCTATTGAAAATATGCTTCGTCCTCAAGAAGAAGTGGGAGCTTTGATGGATTTATTGGGGAAATACCTCCGATCAGAACTTCAAGAAATGCTTGATCACGATATCCGGTTGACAACAATTGGTAATATTGGGGCATTAAAAGAACCTGTAAGAAATATGCTCAGGGAGGCAATGGAAAAGACGGCATATAACAAAGGGATGGTTCTCAATCTGGCGTTGAGTTATGGAGGGAGAGATGAGATTGTCGAGGCCGTGAAAGGCGTTTTAAAGGATAGTAGGGAAGGCAAAATTCTCTCTCAGGATGTAACAAAGGAGCTTTTTTCAAAGTATTTATATACCGCAGATATCCCCGATCCGGACCTGCTCATCAGAACAAGTGGTGAATACCGATTGAGTAATTTTCTATTATGGCAGACCGCTTATACAGAATTTTATTTTACTGATGTCCTGTGGCCTGATTTTCGAAGAACACATCTCATAGAAGCCATTGCTGATTTTCAACAGAGAGAGAGGAGATTCGGATTAACG